In Flavobacterium endoglycinae, one DNA window encodes the following:
- a CDS encoding glutamine synthetase III family protein, translating into MSTLRFQALQEASNRKPLHFEEMDRKSNLFGSNVFNEKAMKQYLTPDAFKGVRDAIQHGTKIDRKMADYIAMGMKEWALAKGVTHYTHWFQPLTGTTAEKHDAFFETSYDGSDPVEKFGGAQLVQQEPDASSFPNGGIRNTFEARGYTAWDPTSPAFIYGTTLCIPTVFIAYTGEALDNKIPLLRALSAIDEAATEVCRYFDKNVKKVTATLGWEQEYFLIDKALANSRPDLMMTGRTLLGHTSAKGQQLDDHYFGSIPTRALTYMRDLEQECMLLGIPVKTRHNEVAPNQFELAPIFEETNLAVDHNSLLMDVMQRVAERHDFKVLFHEKPFKGVNGSGKHNNWSLATDTGVNLLSPSKTPMSNLQFLTFFINTIKAVNDNETLLRASIATASNDHRLGANEAPPAIMSVFIGAQLTKVLSELESVTTGKLSPEEKTDLKLNVVGKIPDVLLDNTDRNRTSPFAFTGNKFEFRAVGSNSNCSNAMTTLNAIVAKQLIDFKNEVEKLIDTKDMKKDDAIFNVLREYIKQSKKILFEGDGYSEAWEKEAKKRGLSNFKTTPEAIKAKVSKQALDLFAELGIFNHVEAEARYEIELEEYTKKIQIEGRVLGDIARNHVIPTAIRYQNTLIENVKGLKEIFGKDFEDIAREQIVLIKEISGHIEGINSKVLAMTNERKKANQLTDAQKMAEAYCNNVKPYFEDIRNHCDKLELLVDDESWTLTKYRELLFTK; encoded by the coding sequence ATGTCAACATTACGTTTCCAGGCTTTACAAGAAGCTTCTAATAGAAAGCCGCTGCATTTTGAAGAAATGGACCGAAAATCAAATCTTTTTGGCTCAAATGTGTTTAATGAAAAAGCGATGAAGCAGTACTTAACTCCTGATGCTTTTAAAGGAGTAAGAGATGCCATTCAGCACGGAACTAAAATCGACAGAAAAATGGCCGATTATATCGCCATGGGAATGAAAGAATGGGCTCTGGCAAAAGGAGTTACACATTATACACACTGGTTTCAGCCGCTTACAGGAACAACCGCAGAAAAACATGATGCCTTTTTTGAAACGTCTTATGACGGTAGCGATCCTGTAGAAAAATTTGGAGGGGCACAATTGGTACAGCAAGAACCAGATGCGTCAAGTTTTCCAAATGGAGGAATAAGAAATACTTTTGAAGCAAGAGGATATACTGCTTGGGATCCAACTTCGCCTGCTTTTATATATGGTACAACTTTGTGTATTCCAACTGTATTTATTGCATATACAGGTGAAGCTTTAGACAACAAAATACCTTTATTAAGAGCTTTATCTGCAATTGATGAAGCTGCCACAGAGGTTTGCCGCTATTTTGATAAAAACGTAAAAAAAGTAACTGCAACTTTAGGATGGGAGCAGGAATATTTCTTGATTGATAAAGCTTTGGCAAATTCTCGCCCTGACTTAATGATGACAGGAAGAACTTTATTAGGACACACTTCTGCAAAAGGACAACAATTAGACGACCACTATTTTGGCTCTATTCCAACTCGTGCACTAACTTATATGAGAGATTTAGAGCAAGAATGTATGTTGTTGGGTATTCCAGTAAAAACGCGTCACAATGAGGTTGCGCCAAATCAGTTTGAGCTGGCTCCAATTTTTGAAGAAACAAATTTAGCGGTAGACCACAACTCTTTATTGATGGATGTAATGCAGAGAGTGGCAGAACGTCATGATTTTAAAGTTTTATTTCACGAAAAACCATTTAAAGGAGTAAACGGTTCTGGAAAACACAATAACTGGTCGTTGGCTACAGATACGGGAGTTAACTTATTAAGTCCGAGTAAAACGCCAATGAGTAATTTACAGTTTCTGACTTTCTTCATTAATACGATTAAAGCGGTAAATGATAACGAAACTTTATTAAGAGCTTCTATTGCAACTGCAAGTAACGATCACAGGTTGGGAGCAAACGAAGCGCCGCCAGCCATTATGTCGGTTTTCATTGGAGCACAATTGACTAAAGTTCTATCAGAATTAGAGAGCGTAACGACAGGAAAACTTTCGCCAGAAGAAAAAACAGATCTTAAATTAAACGTTGTTGGTAAAATTCCAGATGTATTATTAGACAATACTGATCGTAACAGAACTTCCCCTTTTGCTTTTACAGGAAATAAATTCGAATTTAGAGCAGTTGGTTCAAATTCAAACTGTTCAAATGCGATGACAACTTTAAATGCTATTGTAGCAAAACAGTTAATTGACTTTAAAAATGAAGTTGAAAAACTAATTGATACAAAAGACATGAAAAAGGACGATGCTATTTTCAACGTACTAAGAGAATACATCAAACAATCTAAAAAAATCCTTTTTGAAGGAGATGGTTACAGCGAAGCTTGGGAAAAAGAAGCGAAAAAAAGAGGATTGAGCAACTTTAAAACAACTCCAGAAGCGATCAAAGCAAAAGTTTCGAAACAAGCGTTGGATTTATTTGCTGAATTAGGAATCTTTAATCATGTTGAAGCCGAAGCCCGTTATGAAATTGAATTGGAAGAATACACTAAAAAAATCCAGATTGAAGGACGTGTTTTAGGTGATATTGCTAGAAACCACGTTATTCCAACTGCAATCCGTTACCAAAATACTTTAATTGAAAATGTAAAAGGTTTAAAAGAAATTTTCGGAAAAGACTTTGAAGACATTGCACGAGAGCAGATTGTTTTAATTAAAGAAATCTCAGGTCATATTGAAGGCATAAATTCTAAAGTGTTGGCAATGACTAACGAAAGAAAAAAAGCCAATCAATTAACAGACGCTCAAAAAATGGCCGAAGCCTATTGCAATAATGTGAAACCATATTTTGAAGATATTCGTAATCACTGCGATAAGCTAGAACTTTTAGTTGATGACGAAAGCTGGACTTTGACTAAATACAGAGAATTATTATTTACCAAATAA
- a CDS encoding glutamine synthetase beta-grasp domain-containing protein encodes MAKIKLEYIWLDGYEPTQNLRSKTKVEEHENFKGTLEELGNWSFDGSSTKQAEGGSSDCLLVPVAIYPDPTRINGWLVMSEVMYADGTPHPSNGRATIDDEDDDFWFGFEQEYFIMDTKTQLPLGFPVGGYPAPQGMYYCSVGGKNTHGRKLVEEHADLCIAAGINFEGINQEVACGQWEFQLFAKGAKKAGDEIWVARYLLDRLTEKYGYYIEYHPKPLGDTDWNGSGMHANFSNSVLRTCGSQETYEKICEAFRPVTKEHIAVYGAYNEQRLTGKHETASINDFSYGVSDRGCSIRIPLMTVQKGWKGWLEDRRPASNGDPYKIAARIIKTVKSAL; translated from the coding sequence ATGGCTAAAATTAAGTTAGAGTACATTTGGTTAGACGGATACGAACCAACTCAAAATCTTAGAAGTAAAACTAAAGTTGAAGAGCACGAAAATTTCAAAGGAACATTAGAAGAACTTGGAAATTGGTCATTTGATGGTTCGTCAACTAAACAAGCTGAAGGTGGTTCTTCTGACTGTCTTTTAGTTCCTGTTGCAATTTATCCTGATCCAACTCGTATCAACGGATGGTTAGTAATGTCTGAAGTTATGTATGCAGACGGAACACCACACCCTTCTAACGGAAGAGCTACAATTGATGATGAAGATGATGATTTTTGGTTTGGTTTCGAACAAGAGTATTTCATCATGGATACTAAAACTCAACTTCCACTTGGTTTCCCAGTTGGAGGATACCCTGCTCCACAAGGGATGTACTACTGTTCAGTAGGTGGAAAAAACACTCACGGTAGAAAATTAGTTGAAGAACACGCTGATTTATGTATCGCCGCAGGAATTAACTTTGAAGGAATCAACCAAGAGGTTGCTTGTGGACAATGGGAATTCCAATTATTCGCTAAAGGAGCTAAAAAAGCTGGAGATGAAATCTGGGTTGCTCGTTACCTATTAGACCGTTTAACTGAGAAATATGGTTACTATATTGAATATCACCCAAAACCTCTAGGAGATACTGACTGGAATGGTTCTGGAATGCACGCTAACTTCTCTAACTCAGTTCTTAGAACTTGTGGTTCTCAAGAAACTTACGAGAAAATCTGTGAAGCTTTCCGTCCTGTTACTAAAGAGCATATCGCAGTTTACGGAGCTTACAATGAACAGCGTTTAACTGGTAAACACGAAACTGCTTCTATCAATGATTTCTCTTATGGAGTTTCAGACAGAGGATGTTCTATCAGAATTCCTTTAATGACTGTTCAAAAAGGTTGGAAAGGTTGGTTAGAAGACAGAAGACCAGCTTCAAACGGAGACCCATACAAAATTGCTGCTAGAATTATCAAAACTGTTAAATCAGCTCTATAA
- a CDS encoding TerC family protein, which yields MIVWTLFLLAVVFILALDLGVFNKTPHIISTKEASKWTLIWVTLSFIFSGVIYWLYTTDYIENPDQLKPAVASMKFITGYLIELSLSVDNIFVIAIIFASFKIPQKYQHRVLFWGILGAVIFRGLMIFFGVMLINKFTWTTYLFGAFLLFTAVKMLFSGEDEDFHPKDSFIYKALGKIIPITSETDGEKFFIRTEKGKKAATSLFVALIVIEVMDVLFAVDSVPAILAITSDPFLVFSSNIFAILGLRSMYFFLANMLAKFSYLEYSLVAILAFVGLKMLLHDWIHVPEWASLGFIALSLLVGILVSLKFGEEKELTDSDSTEE from the coding sequence ATGATAGTCTGGACTTTGTTTTTACTGGCAGTTGTTTTTATCCTTGCTTTGGATTTGGGAGTTTTTAATAAAACCCCACATATCATCAGCACTAAAGAAGCCAGTAAATGGACTTTAATCTGGGTAACTTTATCCTTTATTTTCTCAGGTGTTATATACTGGTTGTATACGACCGATTATATCGAAAATCCAGATCAGTTAAAACCGGCAGTGGCTTCTATGAAATTCATTACTGGATATTTGATCGAGCTTTCGTTAAGTGTTGACAATATCTTTGTTATTGCTATTATTTTTGCTTCGTTCAAAATTCCACAGAAATACCAGCACCGTGTTTTATTCTGGGGAATTCTAGGAGCTGTTATTTTTCGCGGATTAATGATTTTCTTTGGGGTAATGCTGATTAATAAATTTACATGGACGACTTATTTATTTGGTGCGTTCTTGTTATTTACCGCTGTAAAAATGCTGTTTTCTGGAGAAGATGAGGATTTTCACCCAAAAGATTCTTTTATATATAAGGCTTTAGGAAAAATTATACCAATTACTTCAGAGACTGACGGCGAGAAATTTTTCATTAGAACCGAAAAAGGAAAAAAAGCGGCAACTTCATTATTTGTTGCTTTGATTGTAATTGAAGTTATGGATGTCCTTTTTGCAGTCGATAGTGTTCCTGCTATTTTAGCCATTACTTCAGATCCGTTTTTAGTATTTAGTTCTAATATTTTTGCTATTCTTGGATTGCGTTCTATGTATTTTTTCTTAGCCAATATGTTAGCAAAATTCAGTTATTTAGAATACAGCTTAGTCGCTATTTTAGCATTTGTTGGTTTAAAAATGCTTTTACACGATTGGATTCACGTACCAGAATGGGCTTCTTTAGGATTTATTGCTCTTTCTCTTTTAGTTGGAATTCTAGTTTCTTTAAAATTTGGAGAAGAAAAAGAACTTACGGATTCAGATTCTACTGAAGAATAA